Proteins encoded within one genomic window of Dyadobacter chenhuakuii:
- a CDS encoding DUF6934 family protein, whose product MDIIPYPTHQIGGQEFYFFSVGELGAVELRIRITLMDAETRFYNVGFGVWNTLKGDIDDKVTIRNGDTDRILATVGQKALEFLRSNPRANIAATGSVLPGELALRTRKYQMGINAYYHELIAYCNIYGFKADKVDGKIMGSWLDWDGSWVPFELGTNYDAFLLNLKRSEH is encoded by the coding sequence ATGGACATTATCCCATATCCAACACATCAAATTGGAGGTCAGGAGTTTTACTTTTTTAGTGTTGGAGAGTTAGGCGCAGTTGAATTGCGGATTCGGATTACACTGATGGACGCTGAAACAAGATTCTATAATGTCGGTTTTGGAGTTTGGAACACCCTGAAAGGTGACATTGATGATAAAGTTACAATCAGAAATGGTGACACAGATCGTATACTGGCAACGGTTGGGCAAAAGGCCCTGGAATTTTTGAGGAGCAATCCGCGCGCTAATATTGCAGCTACAGGATCGGTTTTGCCCGGAGAGTTGGCTTTGAGGACCCGCAAATATCAGATGGGTATCAATGCATATTATCATGAGTTAATCGCGTATTGTAATATTTATGGGTTTAAAGCGGATAAAGTGGATGGAAAAATAATGGGTAGTTGGCTAGATTGGGACGGATCGTGGGTTCCTTTTGAGCTAGGCACCAACTACGATGCTTTTTTGTTAAATTTGAAAAGGTCCGAACACTAG
- a CDS encoding HAEPLYID family protein has translation MKNFIITTILFAVTMLSATAQVDTVQKPKPLKIRHAEPLYMDLIRDLGARKGEKEWNVGYGVEGHKDYTVNHSFVEYEFSPVNRLGLEVELPFSFYRSAQAQEGAALPRNRVEGLKLAAQYTFLVSEKQQMSMAAGYMHEFRTHSFYSMNHGRGMLKGNSVSPFFIVAKKWGSRINTMIYTGPEWEFTPEESKSELFYQVNASMHYVLPSGNFVGVEINDEASATSRHTVIRPQMKLVLASNLALGLVTGIPTNFRNDGMSFMARIIFEPKRIQK, from the coding sequence ATGAAAAACTTCATCATCACAACGATCCTGTTTGCTGTTACAATGCTGTCTGCCACGGCGCAGGTTGATACAGTTCAAAAACCAAAACCGTTAAAAATCCGCCACGCCGAGCCGCTTTACATGGATCTTATCCGTGATCTGGGCGCCAGAAAAGGAGAGAAAGAATGGAACGTCGGATATGGCGTTGAAGGACACAAGGATTATACCGTCAACCATTCTTTTGTTGAATACGAATTTTCACCCGTGAACAGGCTTGGTCTGGAAGTAGAGCTGCCGTTTTCGTTTTACAGGTCGGCCCAGGCACAGGAAGGGGCGGCGCTTCCTAGAAACCGCGTTGAAGGGTTGAAACTGGCCGCTCAATATACTTTCCTGGTTTCCGAAAAGCAGCAGATGTCAATGGCTGCGGGTTATATGCATGAATTTCGCACCCATTCTTTTTATTCCATGAATCATGGCCGGGGCATGCTGAAAGGCAATTCTGTCAGCCCGTTTTTTATTGTTGCCAAAAAGTGGGGAAGCCGGATCAACACCATGATTTACACAGGTCCCGAATGGGAATTTACGCCGGAGGAGTCAAAAAGCGAGCTGTTTTATCAGGTAAATGCCAGTATGCATTACGTGCTTCCGAGCGGAAACTTTGTTGGGGTTGAGATAAATGATGAGGCTTCGGCCACGAGCCGCCACACAGTAATTCGGCCACAGATGAAATTGGTTCTGGCATCGAATCTGGCATTAGGGCTCGTAACGGGCATTCCCACCAACTTCCGGAACGACGGCATGAGCTTTATGGCCCGGATCATCTTCGAGCCGAAACGCATACAGAAATAA
- the tcmP gene encoding three-Cys-motif partner protein TcmP, which produces MHKKDIKLNLLSHSEAKVRLLSEYLKRYINIISNDGFTEKINIYDLFCGQGLYEDNKEGSPIVILRQVQDTYKLLVERKTDKIPSIDCQFNDKDKDKIDILRNAIIALSLHNPSSGNLILTSQDYKEEVTRLARTFKRTRNEKHFVFIDPYGYKDIRSEHLKSLMDCGKKCEILLWLPVQHMYRFSENGTPEALLDFIEELTQYKEWVPNDNVWKFVNQLREGFQKSLGEKYFVDHFSIKKDEKTVFCLYFFTSHIRGFEEMLEAKWEIDTENGRGWEFSGNVPSLFYEYRTNALEQKLKAYLATKRCFNNDIYEFTLRQGYLPKHTNEIFESWQTNGLLDVYLSEGVKARKGAFYVKYYKAGDANNNKVYFKLK; this is translated from the coding sequence ATGCACAAAAAAGACATAAAACTTAATCTACTGAGCCATTCCGAAGCGAAGGTTCGATTACTCAGTGAATACTTAAAGCGTTACATTAACATTATTAGTAATGATGGGTTTACTGAAAAAATCAACATATATGATCTATTCTGCGGACAAGGCCTTTATGAAGATAACAAAGAAGGGAGTCCGATTGTAATACTTCGCCAAGTTCAAGATACTTACAAGTTACTCGTTGAACGTAAAACGGATAAAATCCCAAGTATAGATTGCCAGTTTAACGACAAAGACAAGGACAAGATTGATATCCTAAGAAATGCCATAATCGCACTATCACTGCATAATCCAAGCTCTGGAAATCTTATTTTAACATCACAAGATTATAAAGAGGAAGTTACAAGACTTGCTAGAACATTTAAAAGGACCCGAAATGAAAAGCACTTTGTTTTTATTGATCCTTATGGATACAAGGATATAAGATCAGAACATTTGAAATCTTTAATGGACTGTGGCAAGAAATGCGAGATTCTTTTATGGCTCCCAGTTCAACACATGTACAGATTTTCAGAAAATGGAACTCCCGAAGCACTCTTGGATTTCATTGAAGAGCTTACGCAATACAAGGAATGGGTGCCGAACGACAATGTATGGAAGTTTGTCAATCAGCTAAGGGAAGGATTTCAAAAATCCCTGGGCGAAAAGTATTTCGTTGATCATTTTTCAATCAAAAAGGATGAGAAGACCGTTTTCTGCCTTTATTTTTTTACAAGCCATATCAGAGGATTTGAAGAAATGCTGGAAGCAAAGTGGGAGATTGATACTGAGAATGGACGAGGCTGGGAATTTTCAGGAAACGTTCCATCCTTGTTTTATGAGTATAGAACGAACGCATTAGAGCAAAAATTAAAGGCTTATCTTGCAACAAAGAGGTGCTTTAATAATGATATCTATGAATTCACTTTAAGGCAGGGATATCTACCAAAGCATACAAACGAAATTTTCGAAAGCTGGCAGACGAATGGTCTACTTGACGTTTATTTATCTGAGGGAGTGAAGGCAAGGAAGGGAGCTTTTTATGTCAAGTACTATAAGGCTGGTGACGCTAACAACAATAAAGTATACTTCAAACTGAAATAA
- a CDS encoding DUF5131 family protein, which translates to MAQSSIEWTEMTWNPTTGCTKISTGCKFCYAEIMSKRLQAMGIEKYKDNFEVRTHQDSLLIPYTWKHSKVVFVNSMSDLFHKDIPFDFIKKVFEVMNDNPQHVFQVLTKRAERLFEVHKELRWSHNIWMGVSVENESVMSRIDFLRETKAKVKFLSCEPLLGSLPNLNLAGIDWVIVGGESGHRPRPMNTDWVLEIQEQCKDSEVAFFFKQWGGKNKKENGRLLNGKTYDEMPEVLLQESA; encoded by the coding sequence ATGGCGCAATCAAGCATTGAGTGGACGGAGATGACCTGGAATCCTACAACTGGGTGCACGAAGATCTCTACTGGTTGTAAATTTTGCTATGCAGAAATCATGTCCAAGAGATTGCAGGCAATGGGGATTGAAAAGTATAAGGATAATTTTGAAGTCCGAACACATCAAGATTCTTTGTTGATTCCATACACCTGGAAACATTCGAAAGTTGTATTTGTAAATTCAATGAGTGACCTCTTTCACAAAGACATTCCATTTGACTTCATCAAGAAAGTATTTGAAGTAATGAATGATAATCCGCAGCACGTTTTCCAGGTTTTGACCAAAAGAGCCGAGCGATTATTTGAAGTTCATAAGGAGCTTAGATGGAGTCACAACATTTGGATGGGCGTCTCTGTTGAAAATGAAAGTGTTATGAGTAGAATTGATTTCTTGCGTGAGACAAAAGCAAAAGTTAAATTTCTCTCCTGTGAACCGTTGTTAGGTTCACTACCCAACTTAAATCTTGCCGGAATTGACTGGGTTATTGTGGGGGGCGAAAGTGGGCATAGGCCCAGGCCCATGAATACAGACTGGGTTTTGGAAATTCAAGAACAGTGCAAGGATAGTGAAGTTGCATTTTTCTTCAAGCAGTGGGGCGGCAAAAACAAAAAGGAAAATGGAAGGCTTTTAAACGGCAAAACGTACGATGAAATGCCCGAAGTATTGCTGCAAGAAAGCGCTTAA
- a CDS encoding Crp/Fnr family transcriptional regulator has product MIKVLFQHIQEKVSLSDLDKEAIETFFIPKKLRKRQYLLQEGDVCKHLTFIAKGLLRTYNVDDKGDEHMSVFGWEGWWLSDFNSFLSGEQAVFNIDAIEDSELLLISRENYEALTLAVPVMDRYFRILYQNSIVTKERRLMSSITHSAEEKYVKLAESNPKMIERVPQNLIASYLGIAPETLSRIKKNLAMKK; this is encoded by the coding sequence ATGATTAAAGTACTTTTTCAGCACATTCAGGAAAAGGTTTCGCTTTCGGACCTTGATAAGGAGGCAATCGAGACCTTTTTCATTCCCAAAAAACTGAGAAAACGTCAGTATTTATTGCAGGAAGGTGATGTTTGCAAGCATCTGACTTTTATAGCCAAAGGACTGCTAAGGACTTACAATGTGGATGACAAGGGCGACGAACACATGAGCGTTTTTGGCTGGGAAGGGTGGTGGTTATCCGATTTCAACAGCTTTTTGTCGGGCGAGCAGGCCGTATTCAACATTGATGCCATTGAAGATTCGGAGTTGCTGCTGATCTCCCGGGAAAATTATGAAGCGTTAACGCTAGCCGTCCCGGTTATGGACCGCTATTTCCGCATCCTATACCAAAACAGCATCGTCACCAAGGAGCGGCGGTTGATGAGCTCCATCACGCATTCGGCCGAAGAAAAATACGTTAAACTGGCAGAATCAAACCCCAAAATGATCGAACGCGTCCCCCAAAACCTGATCGCCTCCTACCTGGGCATCGCCCCGGAAACGCTGAGCAGGATTAAGAAGAATTTGGCTATGAAGAAATGA
- a CDS encoding SDR family oxidoreductase, with product MTNIALVVGATGITGSNLAEKLIEKGWITYGLSRHPNTEIAGLKPIAANLLNPADLAAKLADVAPTHVFFTSWMRNDTEAENIRVNSAMVRNLLNSLSAKKSIQHVALVTGLKHYLGPFEAYAQAGTLPETPVREEHPRLDLENFYYAQEDEVYAGAERDGFTWSIHRPHSVVGKAVGNLMNMGTTLAIYASICKETGRPFQFPGSAEQWNGLSDVTDAKLLAEHMIWAATTEAAHNEAFNVANGDLFRWKWLWKQIADWFAIESAGFGGQIRPLEQEMANDAPAWQQIASKYNLKEPDINRLASAWHTDLDLGRPLEVMTDMSKSRKLGFTGYQDTRDSFFDLFKRLRAENLIP from the coding sequence ATGACAAATATTGCACTAGTAGTGGGCGCAACCGGCATCACCGGAAGCAACCTCGCAGAAAAACTGATTGAAAAAGGCTGGATCACTTATGGCCTTTCCCGTCATCCGAACACAGAAATTGCAGGCTTAAAACCTATCGCCGCTAACTTGCTTAATCCGGCTGATCTGGCAGCGAAACTGGCGGATGTGGCGCCTACCCACGTTTTCTTTACAAGCTGGATGCGCAATGATACGGAGGCCGAAAATATCCGCGTCAACAGTGCAATGGTCCGGAATTTACTGAACAGCCTTTCCGCAAAAAAATCTATTCAGCATGTTGCGCTGGTTACTGGGCTTAAACATTATCTGGGGCCGTTTGAGGCTTATGCACAGGCAGGCACATTGCCCGAAACGCCCGTTCGCGAAGAACACCCCAGGCTCGATCTGGAAAACTTTTACTATGCCCAGGAAGATGAAGTTTATGCTGGCGCTGAGCGTGATGGTTTTACCTGGAGCATTCACAGACCGCATTCTGTGGTGGGCAAAGCAGTTGGTAATCTCATGAATATGGGCACCACGCTGGCCATTTACGCAAGCATTTGTAAAGAGACCGGCAGGCCATTTCAATTTCCCGGCTCAGCCGAGCAATGGAACGGGTTATCCGATGTCACAGATGCAAAACTGCTGGCTGAACACATGATCTGGGCCGCCACCACCGAAGCGGCTCACAATGAAGCATTTAATGTTGCGAATGGCGACCTCTTCCGCTGGAAATGGCTTTGGAAACAAATAGCAGACTGGTTTGCCATTGAGTCAGCCGGATTTGGCGGGCAAATTCGCCCTTTGGAGCAAGAAATGGCAAACGACGCCCCGGCCTGGCAGCAGATTGCTTCCAAATACAATTTGAAAGAACCCGATATTAATCGTCTGGCCTCCGCCTGGCATACGGATCTCGATTTGGGCCGCCCTTTGGAGGTTATGACGGACATGTCCAAAAGCCGAAAACTGGGCTTTACGGGCTATCAGGATACGCGTGACTCGTTTTTTGATTTGTTCAAAAGGCTGAGAGCGGAGAACTTGATTCCTTGA
- a CDS encoding alpha/beta fold hydrolase encodes MSTLQLRDGATLFYKDWGTGQPIVFHHGWPLSSDDWDNQMMFFLQKGFRVIAHDRRGHGRSSQTFEGHEMNTYAADVAELVAHLDLRDAIHVGHSTGGGEVIRYVNKHGAGRVAKAVLVSAVTPLMVQSETNPDGVPMEVFDEIREMTATQRPQYFKDFSEAFYGYNRAGAVEKQGIRDNWWRQGMMGSILAHYECIKAFSATDFTEDLQSVDVPVLVLHGEDDQIVPYEITALKAAKLLKNGKLITYPGFPHGMPTTEAETINKDILTFIQG; translated from the coding sequence ATGAGCACATTGCAGCTAAGGGACGGGGCCACGCTATTTTACAAGGACTGGGGCACCGGACAACCTATCGTATTTCACCACGGATGGCCACTTTCCAGCGATGACTGGGATAATCAAATGATGTTTTTTCTTCAAAAAGGCTTCCGCGTCATTGCGCACGATCGCCGCGGACACGGACGTTCTTCCCAAACTTTTGAAGGCCATGAAATGAATACTTACGCTGCGGATGTAGCCGAACTTGTTGCACATCTGGACCTTAGAGACGCTATACATGTCGGTCACTCAACGGGTGGGGGTGAAGTGATACGCTATGTAAACAAACATGGTGCTGGCAGGGTTGCCAAAGCCGTGCTGGTAAGTGCCGTAACCCCGCTTATGGTGCAATCAGAAACAAATCCGGATGGTGTGCCGATGGAAGTTTTTGATGAAATCCGCGAGATGACTGCTACACAGAGACCGCAGTATTTCAAGGATTTCTCGGAAGCATTTTACGGATATAATCGTGCAGGTGCTGTTGAAAAGCAGGGCATTCGAGACAACTGGTGGCGCCAGGGTATGATGGGAAGCATTCTAGCTCATTATGAGTGCATTAAGGCATTTTCTGCGACTGATTTTACCGAAGATCTGCAAAGCGTTGATGTGCCCGTATTGGTGCTGCATGGTGAAGACGACCAGATCGTGCCTTATGAGATCACTGCATTAAAAGCCGCTAAATTGTTAAAAAACGGTAAACTGATCACATATCCAGGTTTTCCACATGGGATGCCGACAACGGAAGCCGAAACCATTAATAAGGATATCCTGACGTTCATTCAGGGATAA
- a CDS encoding phytoene desaturase family protein, with protein MYEFDNVIIGSGMGALSAAICLLREGQTVLILEQHNVLGGWCHSFRIGSQRFSPGVHYIGQLGEGQSTRMLYEGLGIANELTFFEMNPAAYEHCWIGEKRVDIPAHFDALCKTLSAQFAAEKKGIKKYLTAVKNVSSQLDLISEMNGFRDHLTIPWRTRHLGKYGLFSVKRVIDWHIKDPLLKKILNIQWGNHGLPPAQASFPYHAAVMAHYAKGGFYPMGGGAAIVKAMANVIKKHGGQCRTGQKVKRILIRGEKVKRAVGVELENGALIYAKRVISNADPGTTYKSLIGEQNLSKQLLNQLKNTKYSCTSLILFLTVDMDLRKAGLDSGNVWLVPDEAAEESYGQHADADIASENAFPALFISSSTLKDPTSFDGIHHTLEVITLINTHAFSQFDGETGIHSQAYLDFKERLSMKMIKSLEKVLPGISQSIVQKEMGTPLTNKHYIGSTDGCVYGTEKSFWQIGAFAFKAQSEIENLYLCGASILANGVAGASYSGVQTAARILGTSQAALLKPDPSQQLHVYAAEDATHYPEWIKTKMNTRRKLKVV; from the coding sequence ATGTATGAATTCGATAATGTCATTATCGGCTCGGGTATGGGTGCGCTTTCGGCGGCGATTTGCCTGCTGCGTGAGGGGCAAACGGTGCTCATTTTGGAACAGCATAATGTGCTCGGCGGCTGGTGCCACAGCTTCCGGATCGGTAGCCAGCGTTTTTCTCCCGGGGTACATTATATAGGTCAGCTGGGCGAGGGGCAGTCCACCCGAATGTTGTACGAAGGTTTGGGAATTGCCAATGAACTCACCTTTTTTGAAATGAACCCGGCTGCCTATGAACATTGCTGGATTGGCGAAAAGCGCGTTGATATTCCAGCCCATTTCGACGCACTTTGCAAAACACTTTCTGCACAATTTGCTGCGGAAAAAAAGGGGATTAAAAAGTATCTGACTGCGGTTAAAAATGTCAGCAGCCAGCTGGACCTGATCTCAGAAATGAACGGTTTTCGTGATCACCTGACCATTCCCTGGCGTACGCGACATCTGGGGAAATACGGCTTATTCAGCGTAAAACGGGTTATTGACTGGCATATCAAGGACCCGCTTTTGAAAAAAATATTGAATATCCAGTGGGGTAACCACGGCCTTCCGCCTGCCCAAGCCAGCTTTCCCTACCATGCTGCTGTGATGGCACACTATGCAAAAGGTGGCTTTTATCCGATGGGCGGCGGTGCGGCGATCGTGAAGGCGATGGCCAATGTGATTAAAAAACACGGCGGCCAGTGCAGGACGGGGCAGAAGGTGAAGCGCATTTTGATCCGGGGCGAAAAAGTGAAGCGTGCGGTGGGTGTCGAACTTGAAAACGGTGCGCTTATTTATGCAAAAAGGGTTATTTCCAATGCGGATCCGGGAACGACTTATAAAAGTCTGATAGGTGAGCAAAACCTCAGCAAGCAGCTTTTGAATCAATTAAAAAATACTAAATATTCCTGCACCTCGCTGATCCTGTTCTTGACGGTTGATATGGATCTCCGCAAAGCGGGTTTGGACTCTGGAAATGTCTGGCTGGTGCCTGATGAAGCGGCGGAAGAATCGTATGGTCAGCATGCAGATGCGGATATTGCTTCGGAAAACGCCTTTCCAGCCCTTTTTATCAGTTCGAGCACATTGAAAGATCCGACGAGTTTTGACGGCATTCACCATACGCTGGAAGTGATTACGCTTATTAATACTCACGCTTTCAGTCAGTTTGATGGTGAAACCGGCATACATTCCCAGGCATACCTGGATTTTAAAGAACGGCTGAGCATGAAAATGATTAAAAGCCTCGAAAAGGTGCTGCCGGGGATCAGCCAAAGCATCGTCCAGAAGGAAATGGGCACGCCGCTTACCAACAAGCATTACATTGGTTCCACGGACGGCTGTGTGTATGGCACCGAAAAAAGTTTCTGGCAGATAGGAGCATTTGCATTTAAAGCGCAAAGTGAAATTGAAAATCTGTATTTGTGCGGCGCGAGCATTCTGGCCAACGGGGTTGCCGGGGCAAGTTATTCGGGTGTGCAAACGGCCGCCAGGATCCTCGGCACATCCCAGGCGGCGCTGCTGAAACCAGATCCGTCCCAACAACTTCACGTATATGCAGCCGAGGATGCAACGCATTATCCTGAGTGGATCAAAACGAAGATGAATACGAGAAGGAAGCTGAAAGTAGTTTAA
- a CDS encoding helix-turn-helix domain-containing protein, with protein sequence MKVNNLQSCHLGPEISPEQFISEHFFLYLLKGSIKAFDGHKHYQMVPGDYCIARKNHLVRYTKYKDKDEFEKIIITLDEPFLRKFLERHPVQAQADSNNDSFLFIQDNKLIKNYIQSLEPYYSGDLEIDETFADIKREELLMIILKSDPAMANVFFNFAIPAKIDLEAYMNRNFRFNISLERFAFLTGRSLSSFKRDFQKVFGTNPGNWLKKKRLDEAYFQISQQKHRPSEVYLEVGFEDLSHFSFVFKKEFGRTPSEVMQ encoded by the coding sequence GTGAAAGTTAATAACCTGCAATCCTGTCATTTGGGACCGGAAATTTCGCCGGAGCAATTTATATCAGAACATTTCTTTCTGTATTTACTGAAAGGTTCAATAAAGGCTTTTGACGGTCACAAGCATTATCAGATGGTTCCCGGGGATTACTGCATCGCCAGGAAAAATCATTTGGTGCGCTATACAAAATATAAGGATAAGGATGAATTTGAAAAGATCATCATCACATTGGATGAGCCATTCCTAAGGAAGTTTTTGGAGCGGCATCCGGTTCAAGCCCAGGCTGACAGCAACAATGATTCTTTTCTTTTTATACAAGATAACAAACTGATTAAAAACTATATCCAGTCGCTGGAACCTTACTACTCCGGAGATTTGGAGATTGACGAAACTTTTGCGGATATAAAACGCGAAGAGCTGCTGATGATCATTTTAAAGTCTGATCCTGCGATGGCTAATGTGTTTTTCAACTTCGCAATTCCTGCCAAGATTGACCTCGAAGCATATATGAACCGCAACTTCCGCTTTAATATCAGCCTGGAACGTTTCGCCTTCCTTACTGGCAGAAGCTTGTCCTCATTTAAAAGGGATTTTCAAAAGGTTTTCGGCACAAACCCCGGAAATTGGCTTAAAAAGAAACGGCTCGACGAAGCCTATTTTCAAATTAGCCAGCAAAAACACAGACCCAGTGAAGTCTATCTGGAAGTTGGCTTTGAAGACTTGTCTCATTTTTCATTTGTATTTAAAAAAGAATTCGGCAGGACTCCGTCAGAAGTGATGCAATAG
- a CDS encoding SDR family oxidoreductase — protein MKRIILVTGGTGFVAIHTILQLLQQGYQVKTTLRSLSKKDKIIDALKDGGIDDFTDLSFYQAELTSDEGWEEAVRDCEYVLHIASPFPAQAPKDENELIIPARDGALRVLKAASNAGVKRVVLTSSFAAIGYSNNAKDHVFTETDWTDEHAPIMAYIKSKTIAEKAAWDFIKTEGSSMELTVINPVGIFGPVLGDISSASLDTIVKGIISGTTTESPAFTFGVVDVRDVADIHIKAMLHPKANGQRFLATSEGVMSVYDVAQLIKTERPELAADIADMQQTDEAFYIQMSNRKAVEILGWDPKSRQSAILESVDSLYK, from the coding sequence ATGAAACGTATCATATTAGTTACAGGCGGAACCGGATTCGTAGCCATCCATACCATCTTGCAACTGTTACAACAAGGTTATCAGGTGAAAACCACGCTCCGTTCTTTGTCTAAAAAAGACAAAATAATTGATGCATTGAAAGATGGCGGAATTGACGATTTTACTGATCTTTCTTTCTATCAGGCTGAGTTAACGTCAGATGAAGGCTGGGAGGAAGCGGTAAGGGACTGCGAATATGTGCTGCACATTGCATCGCCATTTCCAGCCCAGGCGCCCAAAGATGAGAACGAGCTCATCATTCCTGCTCGTGACGGTGCGCTGCGTGTTTTGAAAGCAGCGAGCAATGCAGGTGTTAAGCGCGTTGTGCTTACCTCGTCGTTTGCTGCCATTGGTTACAGTAATAATGCAAAGGATCACGTATTCACCGAAACAGACTGGACGGATGAGCATGCGCCGATCATGGCATACATTAAATCTAAAACCATTGCAGAAAAAGCGGCGTGGGATTTTATAAAAACAGAAGGTAGTAGCATGGAGCTTACTGTTATCAATCCGGTTGGGATTTTCGGGCCGGTTTTGGGAGATATTTCGTCGGCTTCGCTGGACACGATCGTGAAGGGGATCATCAGCGGCACTACAACCGAAAGCCCGGCATTTACATTCGGCGTTGTTGATGTGCGTGATGTTGCCGACATCCATATAAAAGCAATGCTGCATCCCAAAGCAAACGGACAGCGCTTTCTGGCTACATCTGAGGGCGTAATGAGCGTCTACGATGTGGCGCAACTAATCAAAACCGAACGGCCGGAACTGGCCGCGGATATTGCGGATATGCAGCAGACGGATGAAGCATTTTATATTCAAATGTCGAACAGGAAAGCAGTGGAAATATTAGGTTGGGATCCGAAAAGCAGACAATCCGCTATTCTGGAAAGTGTCGACAGTTTGTATAAATGA
- a CDS encoding alpha/beta hydrolase, giving the protein MKLIIYPFQWLTSLFLVVAFQAHSQNLQAYTPTSSEVLTIHSKLLNEDRKVYVHCPKADSADRNNHFPVIYVMDGDNHFELLVQYVDYLSRPDVSAMPKTIVIGIPNTKRTRDLTPTNSLLNFEEKPDSSSYTGSGGNEKFLQFIGNELIPMIDKNYKTTPYKIFAGHSFGGLSALNCLLTHPDLFDAYIAVSPSLWWDRKYMLRMTDEKLKSGSALDKIFFYSDGNEGGPNSFFHKHLLKLDATIAKKKLKGFKYLYKHYPTETHMTEPVVAYYDALRFIFEDWEKRR; this is encoded by the coding sequence ATGAAATTGATAATTTATCCCTTTCAATGGCTGACCAGTCTATTTTTAGTTGTCGCTTTTCAGGCACATTCTCAGAATTTACAGGCGTATACACCTACATCAAGTGAGGTGTTGACGATTCACTCCAAGCTTTTAAACGAAGACCGAAAGGTGTATGTGCATTGCCCTAAAGCAGACTCCGCGGATAGAAACAACCATTTTCCAGTCATATACGTAATGGACGGCGACAATCATTTTGAATTGCTTGTTCAGTATGTCGATTATCTGAGTAGGCCCGACGTTTCGGCAATGCCGAAGACAATTGTCATTGGCATCCCAAATACAAAACGAACCAGAGACCTTACCCCAACCAACAGCTTACTTAACTTTGAGGAAAAACCAGACAGTAGTTCGTATACAGGCAGCGGCGGGAACGAAAAATTTTTACAATTCATCGGGAATGAATTGATCCCAATGATTGACAAAAATTATAAAACAACACCCTACAAAATATTTGCAGGGCATTCCTTTGGAGGCCTTTCAGCACTTAATTGTCTGCTGACTCATCCGGATCTGTTTGATGCGTATATTGCCGTAAGCCCATCTCTTTGGTGGGACAGGAAGTACATGTTAAGAATGACTGATGAAAAATTAAAAAGTGGTTCAGCCCTAGACAAAATATTTTTTTACAGTGACGGAAACGAAGGGGGGCCTAATTCGTTTTTCCATAAACATCTGTTGAAGCTGGATGCAACAATTGCTAAGAAAAAGCTAAAAGGATTCAAGTATCTCTACAAACATTACCCCACTGAAACCCACATGACCGAACCCGTTGTGGCTTATTACGATGCCCTGCGTTTCATTTTTGAAGACTGGGAAAAGCGTCGCTAG